In Pseudochaenichthys georgianus chromosome 6, fPseGeo1.2, whole genome shotgun sequence, a single window of DNA contains:
- the LOC117447570 gene encoding cholesterol 25-hydroxylase-like protein 1, member 1, with the protein MLNISEMLLQPHQGERVLQPLWNYLLFRHLPLISSPFFPVLLAASCYFICGIPFAALDILGERVPLFYQYKIQADRQPTVGMMLKSLMTALYNHIFFVLPAVMMTMCILPTPILPQDAPTLYEVFIDGLAILLLFDTQYYIWHFVHHKHPQLYRWIHSVHHEYMAPFSWSTEHLSPSELMTVGLWSNQDPLILKCHPLTAWCVTVFSIWMSVEDHIGYDLPWSLNHLVPFGLLGGAPAHDMHHQKPNSNYAPFFSHWDRLFGTAVALEKKTLKVL; encoded by the coding sequence ATGTTGAACATCAGTGAGATGCTGCTCCAGCCCCATCAGGGCGAGCGTGTTCTGCAGCCACTCTGGAATTATTTGCTTTTCCGACATCTGCCTCTCATCTCTTCTCCATTTTTCCCTGTCCTGCTCGCCGCCTCCTGCTATTTCATCTGCGGCATACCTTTTGCTGCACTGGACATCTTGGGAGAAAGAGTGCCTTTGTTCTATCAGTACAAGATCCAAGCAGACAGGCAGCCAACAGTGGGAATGATGCTCAAGAGCTTAATGACAGCGCTTTATAACCACATATTCTTTGTTCTGCCAGCTGTAATGATGACCATGTGCATACTGCCTACACCAATACTGCCCCAGGATGCTCCTACCCTGTATGAGGTATTCATTGACGGACTGGCAATACTTCTCCTTTTTGACACACAGTACTACATTTGGCATTTCGTACATCACAAGCATCCCCAGCTTTACAGGTGGATTCATTCAGTCCACCATGAATACATGGCACCTTTCTCGTGGTCCACTGAGCACCTTAGCCCCTCAGAACTGATGACTGTCGGACTCTGGAGCAACCAGGACCCCCTTATTCTGAAATGCCACCCATTGACCGCATGGTGTGTCACAGTTTTCAGTATCTGGATGTCTGTGGAGGACCACATAGGCTATGACCTGCCATGGAGTCTCAACCACCTCGTGCCTTttggtctgctggggggggcacCGGCTCACGACATGCACCACCAGAAGCCGAACAGCAACTACGCTCCTTTCTTCAGCCACTGGGACAGACTCTTTGGCACCGCTGTTGCTTTGGAGAAAAAGACTCTGAAAGTTCTCTAA
- the LOC117447655 gene encoding LOW QUALITY PROTEIN: uncharacterized protein (The sequence of the model RefSeq protein was modified relative to this genomic sequence to represent the inferred CDS: inserted 2 bases in 1 codon) has translation MPQVPFKWGVCKKTAELDNVITMKENGEEDLGDSAPALNTQPICRFFSQGRQCNYGKKCRFQHIRDDVKAHEKKTIRTPRESDVTSLNSDVPGGHLGQRPAPNSNSRVGPASVRRPCRYFISGHCSMEDRCRFWHPPQFPQEDDQPVSGNYPRPAQRMPPVPRPGILQEVKLCDLTEDVTKQLRDTEINQLKKRFPKEQLIIQERSDGMLTYYRATVEATDPDWPFDLKAVDIMVSFPESYPQEIFTLDIPLDQELPPIMSRHVQQASLQWIQAKHATNQLMGKVELLFRPFLRWLDRSLERLFTEGARQLKKDVDLEKAGLQFISYQELQATVCERSGNDLSDTAAADVDVSDEGKLEYTEGEKTEEGGIMGQQDGXQGCDRGQEEAGRLVENIKISDPRRGTEVKLLGLMLGENTATVVAHQITVCLQCNRCKVTADLTLTGRNPCTAQCEKCSASINAAFRPCMLHHYSDVLGYLDLHNAAPVDLVLQDCDLIVGCLSCSQESPVQNVCYGQTKESNCEHCHSKLSVLAESTRFQYIQPRTNKTGSSSGPVYNKTIRDPAVQKGKPLPEKGSCKHYKQSHRWLRFPCCGRAYPCDGCHNEDQDHPMELATRMICGYCAKEQPYGNGKPCSSCGSMMTRGTRTSHWEGGLGCRSKVQMSRNDRHKYANTNKTISRKAVSVKK, from the exons ATGCCTCAAGTCCCTTTCAAGTGGGGAGTCTGCAAAAAAACAGCGGAACTTGACAAT GTGATAACAATGAAGGAGAACGGTGAGGAAGATTTGGGTGATTCAGCGCCTGCGCTTAATACACAGCCGATCTGTCGCTTCTTTTCTCAAGGAAGACAATGCAATTATGGGAAGAAATGCAGATTCCAACATATAAGAGATGATGTCAAAGCTCATGAGAAGAAAACCATCAGGACACCCAGAGAGTCAGATGTCACCTCTCTAAACTCAGACGTCCCTGGAGGACATTTGGGGCAGAGGCCTGCTCCAAATAGTAACTCCAGGGTTGGTCCGGCCTCTGTCCGCCGTCCCTGTCGCTACTTTATCTCAGGCCACTGCAGCATGGAAGACAGGTGTCGCTTCTGGCATCCTCCACAGTTTCCTCAAGAGGATGACCAGCCTGTTTCTGGTAATTACCCAAGACCTGCGCAGAGGATGCCACCCGTACCCCGTCCAGGCATTCTCCAGGAGGTCAAGCTTTGTGACCTTACAGAGGATGTGACCAAGCAGCTACGAGACACAGAGATCAATCAGTTAAAGAAGCGATTTCCCAAAGAACAGCTGATTATTCAGGAACGAAGTGATGGCATGCTTACCTATTACAGGGCGACTGTAGAGGCCACTGATCCAGACTGG CCTTTTGATCTGAAAGCAGTCGACATCATGGTCAGCTTCCCGGAAAGTTACCCCCAGGAG ATTTTCACATTGGACATACCGTTGGATCAAGAGCTGCCCCCAATCATGTCAAG GCATGTACAGCAAGCATCACTGCAGTGGATTCAAGCTAAGCATGCAACCAACCAGCTGATGGGAAAGGTAGAGCTGCTCTTCCGGCCTTTTCTTCGCTGGCTGGATCGTAGTTTGGAGAGATTGTTCACTGAGGGAGCCCGGCAG TTGAAGAAAGACGTTGATTTAGAAAAAGCTGGATTGCAGTTCATATCGTACCAGGAGCTCcaagcaacagtgtgtgaaagatcTGGGAACGATTTATCTGACACCGCTGCTGCAGATGTGGATGTCAGTGATGAAGGAAAGCTGGAATACACAGAGGGGGAGAAAACTGAGGAGGGAGGAATAATGGGTCAGCAGGATGG TCAGGGTTGTGATAGAGGGCAGGAGGAAGCCGGGCGCCTGGTGGAGAACATTAAGATCAGTGATCCCCGCAGAGGCACCGAggtgaagctgctgggactgatGCTGGGCGAGAACACAGCCACCGTAGTGGCCCATCAAATCACAGTTTGTCTTCAATGTAACAG GTGTAAGGTAACTGCAGACCTGACCCTGACTGGAAGGAACCCCTGCACTgctcaatgtgaaaagtgcagTGCTAGCATCAATGCTGCATTCAGGCCCTGCATGCTGCACCATTACAGCGATGTCCTGGGGTACCTGGACCTCCACAATGCTGCGCCTGTTGACCTTGTGCTACAGGACTGTGATCTCATAGTGGGATGCCTCAGCTGCTCCCAGGAGAGCCCTGTGCAG AATGTATGCTATGgtcaaacaaaggagtccaattgtGAACACTGCCACAGTAAACTCAGTGTTCTGGCAGAGAGCACAAGATTCCAGTATATCCAGCCACGCACCAACAAAACAG GTTCGAGTTCTGGTCCTGTTTATAATAAGACGATAAGAGATCCTGCTGTGCAGAAAGGGAAGCCGCTGCCAGAAAAAGGATCATGCAAACATTACAAACAGAGCCATCGCTGGCTAAG GTTTCCATGCTGCGGACGGGCTTACCCCTGTGATGGTTGCCATAATGAGGACCAGGACCACCCTATGGAACTAGCCACCAGAATGATCTGTGGCTACTGTGCCAAAGAACAG CCGTACGGCAATGGAAAGCCGTGCAGCAGCTGTGGAAGCATGATGACGAGAGGCACACGCACCAGCCACTGGGAGGGGGGACTGGGCTGCAGAAGCAAAGTTCAAATGAGCAG aAATGATCGACATAAATATGCCAACACCAACAAAACGATTTCAAGGAAAGCTGTCAGTGTGAAGAAGTAG
- the ch25hl1.2 gene encoding LOW QUALITY PROTEIN: cholesterol 25-hydroxylase-like protein 1, member 2 (The sequence of the model RefSeq protein was modified relative to this genomic sequence to represent the inferred CDS: inserted 3 bases in 3 codons; substituted 1 base at 1 genomic stop codon) — MGERWAWVQQFKIQPRRPTASTLLHCTGVTLYNHVFLVLPASVAQWTWRPPXLPEQAPSLLXLIAGLISNLLLXFQYFIWHHHRIHWLYATLHAIHHEYSSPFALATQCLXGWELVTVCFWTTLNPVILRSHMLTTWVFMVVHVYVSIEDHCGYDFPWSTSHLIPFGIYGVPSKHDVHHQKPNTNVAPSLLPSGF; from the exons ATGGGAGAAAGATGGGCCTGGGTCCAGCAATTCAAGATCCAACCTAGACGTCCTACAGCCTCTACACTGCTGCACTGTACAGGGGTCACCTTGTACAACCATGTGTTTCTTGTGCTCCCAGCATCAGTGGCCCAGTGGACATGGAGGCCCC ATCTGCCAGAACAGGCTCCCTCCCTGCTGTAGCTAATTGCTGGATTGATAAGCAACCTCCTGC ACTTCCAATACTTCATCTGGCACCATCACAGGATCCACTGGCTGTATGCAACTTTGCATGCAATCCATCATGAATACTCATCTCCCTTTGCTTTAGCCACTCAGTGCC GTGGCTGGGAGCTGGTCACAGTGTGCTTTTGGACCACTCTGAATCCTGTGATCCTGAGAAGCCACATGCTCACTACATGGGTCTTCATGGTTGTGCATGTCTACGTTTCGATTGAGGATCACTGTGGCTATGATTTCCCTTGGTCCAC atCCCACCTTATACCGTTCGGCATTTATGGAGTACCCAGCAAACACGATGTGCACCATCAGAAACCCAACACCAATGTTGcacct tctctcctgccttcagggttcTAG